A window of the Cynocephalus volans isolate mCynVol1 chromosome 10, mCynVol1.pri, whole genome shotgun sequence genome harbors these coding sequences:
- the LOC134388641 gene encoding zinc finger protein 585A: MPAEWTSPRKSPALALGDHGSLCKGSVSFRDVAIDFNTEEWQHLNTAQRNLYWDVMLETYSHLLSVGYQVRETEVFMLEQGKEPWSLQSESPHQRCPREKLWDHNQCGKILSYKQAPSQHQKIHMGEKSYECTDPGKIFTQKSQLKVHTGEKLYVCIECGKAFVQKPEFIAHQKTHSREKPYKCNECGKFFFQVSSLFRHQRIHTGEKLYECSECGKGFSYNSDLSIHQKIHTGERHHECNDCGKAFTQKSTLKMHQKIHTGDRSYVCIECGQAFIQKTHLIAHQRIHTGEKPYECSTCGKSFISKSQLHVHQRIHTRVKHYTCSEYGKVFNSSSNLITHKKVQIREKSSICTECGKAFTYRSELIIHQRIHTGEKPYECSDCGKAFTQKSALTVHQRIHTGEKSYVCMKCGLAFIRRAHLIAHQIIHTGEKPYKCGHCEKFFTSKSQLHVHKRIHTGEKPYMCSKCGKAFTNRSNLITHQKTHTGEKSYICSICAKAFTQKSDLITHQRIHTGEKPYECSDCGKAFTQKSHLNIHQKIHTGERQYECHECGKAFNQKSILIVHQKIHTGEKPYVCTECGRAFIRKSNFITHQRIHTGEKPYECSHCGKLFTSKSQLLVHQPIHTGEKPYVCAECGKGFSGRSNLSKHQKTHTGEKPYICSECGKTFRQKSELIIHHRIHTGEKPYECSDCGKSFTKKSQLQVHQRIHTGEKPYVCAECGKAFTDRSNLNKHRTTHTGDKPYKCAVCGKGFVQKSVLNVHQSVHT; the protein is encoded by the exons ATGCCAGCTGAGTGGACCTCACCCCGGAAATCCCCAGCCCTAGCACTAGGGGATCATGGCAGTTTATGTAAG GGATCAGTGTCCTTCAGGGATGTGGCTATAGATTTCAACACAGAGGAATGGCAGCACCTGAACACTGCTCAGAGAAACCTTTACTGGGATGTAATGCTGGAGACCTACAGCCACCTGCTATCAGTAG GTTATCAAGTTCGTGAAACAGAGGTTTTCATGTTGGAACAAGGAAAGGAGCCATGGTCATTGCAGAGTGAGAGCCCACATCAGAGATGTCCAA GAGAGAAATTATGGGATCATAATCAATGTGGAAAAATCCTCAGTTATAAACAAGCACCTTCTCAACATCAGAAAATTCATATGGGGGAGAAGTCCTATGAATGTACTGATCCTGGAAAGATCTTCACCCAGAAATCACAGCTCAAGGTTCATACAGGAGAAAAACTCTATGTATGTAttgaatgtgggaaggcctttgtACAGAAACCAGAATTTATTGCACATCAGAAAACTCATAGTAGAGAGAAGCCCTATAAATGCAATGAATGCGGAAAATTCTTTTTCCAGGTATCTTCTCTCttcaggcatcagagaattcatactggagaaaaactctatgaatgcagtgaatgtgggaaaggCTTCTCTTATAACTCTGATCTCAGTATACATCAgaaaattcatactggagagagacACCATGAATGCAATGACTGTGGCAAAGCATTCACTCAAAAGTCCACACTCAAGATGCATCAGAAAATTCATACAGGTGACAGATCCTATGTATGTATTGAATGTGGACAAGCCTTCATTCAGAAGACACACTTGATTGCTCATCAAcgaattcatactggagaaaaaccatatgaatgcaGTACCTGTGGGAAATCCTTCATTTCCAAGTCACAACTCCACGTACATCAACGAATTCACACAAGAGTGAAGCACTATACATGCAGTGAGTATGGAAAGGTCTTCAACAGTAGTTCCAACCTCATTACACATAAGAAAGTTCAAATTAGAGAGAAATCTTCCATATGTActgaatgtgggaaggcctttacCTACAGGTCAGAGTTGATtatacatcagagaattcacactggagagaaaccttatgaatgcaGTGACTGTGGAAAAGCCTTCACTCAGAAGTCAGCACTCACGGTGCaccagagaattcatacaggagaaaaatcatatgtaTGCATGAAATGTGGGCTGGCTTTCATCCGGAGGGCACACTTGATTGCACATCAAataattcatactggagagaaaccttataaaTGTGGTCACTGTGAGAAATTCTTTACTTCCAAGTCACAACTCCATGTGCATAAGCGTATTCACACAGGAGAAAAACCCTACATGTGCAGTAAATGTGGGAAGGCATTCACCAACAGGTCAAATCTTATTACTCATCAGAaaactcacacaggagagaaatccTATATATGTTCTATATGTGCCAAGGCCTTCACTCAGAAGTCAGACTTGATtacacatcagagaattcatactggagagaaaccatatgaatgcagtgactgtgggaaagccttcaccCAGAAGTCACACCTCAATATACACCAGAAAATCCATACTGGAGAGAGACAATATGAATGccatgaatgtgggaaagccttcaacCAGAAATCAATCCTCATTGTGCATCAGAAaattcatacaggagagaaaccctatgtaTGTACTGAGTGTGGAAGAGCCTTCATCCGGAAGTCAAACTTTATTactcatcagagaattcatactggagagaaaccttatgaatgcaGTCATTGTGGGAAGTTGTTCACCTCCAAGTCTCAGCTTCTGGTGCACCAGccaattcacacaggtgagaagccctATGTGTGTGCTGAGTGTGGGAAAGGTTTTAGTGGCAGGTCAAATCTGAGTAAACACCAGAAAACTCATACTGGGGAAAAGCCCTATATTTGTTCTGAATGTGGGAAGACCTTCAGACAGAAGTCAGAGTTGATTATACATCatagaattcatactggagagaaaccttatgaatgcaGTGACTGTGGGAAATCTTTCACTAAGAAATCACAGCTCCAAGTGCATCAGCgaattcacacaggagagaagccttaTGTGTGTGCTgagtgtgggaaggccttcaCCGACAGGTCCAATTTGAATAAACACCGGACAACTCACACTGGAGACAAACCCTACAAGTGTGCAGTCTGTGGGAAAGGCTTCGTTCAGAAATCAGTGCTCAATGTGCATCAGAGTGTTCACACTTGA